The following are encoded in a window of Oncorhynchus mykiss isolate Arlee chromosome 11, USDA_OmykA_1.1, whole genome shotgun sequence genomic DNA:
- the lysmd3 gene encoding lysM and putative peptidoglycan-binding domain-containing protein 3 gives MTGRSQHYGFQSATTMQPANGGHAYLFGNSAENDLAEEDGESYELRTRGRDRRSTSREKSDDIIHLVRDIKEGDTLNSFSLQYHCSVADIKRANNLLTEQDFFALRSIKIPVKRFSVLTETHNTAPLKSASPTGHRRIHQPPISTETCTDSSSSSTDSVGSFLQEKDKDIELLVKSTGTSRSSLNEVVSSLTLQQPLLLGEPDFKPILRKDPYHGADWGMRWWMAVAIMVVVGIVTPVFYLLYYEVLMKVDVSHHTTTPLVNPNGMQNAQMPEPVAINGGPNSRPHAGNVPKSDSHGHNDVDDHLGPKKEKT, from the exons ATGACTGGGAGAAGCCAGCACTATGGTTTCCAGTCAGCCACGACGATGCAGCCTGCCAATGGAGGACATGCCTACCTATTTGGGAACAGCGCTGAGAACGATCTtgctgaggaggatggagagagctaCGAGCTGCGCACCCGAGGCCGGGACCGGAGGAGCACCTCCAGGGAGAAGTCAGACGACATTATCCACCTGGTCCGAGACATTAAAGAAGGGGACACTCTGAATAGCTTCTCCCTGCAGTACCACTGCTCA GTAGCAGACATCAAGAGGGCCAACAACCTGTTGACAGAGCAGGACTTCTTTGCACTGAGATCCATCAAGATCCCTGTGAAACGTTTCAGCGTGCTGACAGAGACCCACAACACTGCTCCTCTCAAATCTGCTTCCCCCACAGGCCACCGACGCATCCACCAgccccccatctccacagagacttgcacagactcctcctcctcgtccacaGACAGTGTGGGCAGCTTCCTGCAGGAGAAGGACAAGGACATTGAGCTGCTGGTCAAGTCCACTGGCACCTCCAGAAGCAGCCTGAACGAGGTGGTCTCCTCCCTGACCCTCCAGCAGCCCTTATTACTGGGGGAGCCTGACTTCAAGCCTATCCTCAGGAAGGACCCCTACCATGGGGCAGACTGGGGCATGAGGTGGTGGATGGCGGTGGCCATCATGGTGGTGGTTGGCATCGTCACACCAGTGTTCTACCTGCTGTATTACGAGGTGCTGATGAAGGTGGACGTGAGCCATCACACCACCACGCCATTGGTCAATCCGAATGGCATGCAGAATGCCCAGATGCCTGAGCCTGTGGCAATCAATGGAGGGCCCAACTCAAGACCTCACGCTGGAAACGTACCTAAATCAGACTCACATGGACACAATGATGTGGATGACCACCTTGGCCCCAAGAAAGAGAAAACGTAG
- the polr3g gene encoding DNA-directed RNA polymerase III subunit RPC7 isoform X1 — MAGGKGRGIAAFSFNIESLGLSRGNMPQTREGPNKLYPDVEFKPVPLKEGEDEDYMLALKQEIRGTMRLLPHNIKPLAGKGDVERYKERYQRQNMLDEEWTPDWQLFPKELMPQKKKLNVKPVGAKKKPIKVSSKEKADVLSKLDELEKKDDVKSDEEKEEKKTTEEGEEEEIEGEELEEEELEELCDVAGHWWELEHAVVHINPQYPKHAPWLTCLVSMQAMEGLRPGIVYRSLRHGALHYDAET, encoded by the exons ATGGCTGGTGGTAAAGGCCGTGGTATAGCTGCCTTCAGCTTCAACATAGAATCCCTGGGCCTCAGCAGGGGGAATATGCCTCAGACCAGAGAGGGGCCCAACAAGCTGTATCCA GATGTGGAGTTCAAGCCTGTGCCCTTGAAAGAGGGAGAAGATGAGGACTACATGCTAGCCCTGAAACAGGAGATAAGGGGAACCATGAGACTACTACCCCACAACATCAAGCCTTTGGCTGGGAAAGGAG ATGTGGAAAGATACAAGGAGAGGTATCAGAGGCAAAACATGTTGGATGAGGAGTGGACTCCAG actggcagcttttTCCAAAAGAGCTGATGCCTCAAAAGAAAAAGTTGAATGTAAAACCAG TAGGCGCAAAGAAGAAACCCATAAAGGTGTCAAGCAAAGAAAAAGCAGATGTACTCAGTAAATTAGAT GAACTGGAAAAGAAAGATGATGTAAAGTCAGATGAGGAGAAAGAAGAAAAGAAAActacagaggaaggagaggaggaagaaattgaaggagaggagttggaggaggaggaattagAAGAG ctgtgtGACGTTGCTGGacattggtgggaactggaacacgctgtcgtacacatcaatcCACAGTATCCCAAACATGCGCCAtggttgacatgtctggtgagcatgcaggccatggaaggatTGAgaccaggaattgtgtacagatccttgcgacatggggccttgCATTatgatgctgaaacatga
- the polr3g gene encoding DNA-directed RNA polymerase III subunit RPC7 isoform X2: MAGGKGRGIAAFSFNIESLGLSRGNMPQTREGPNKLYPDVEFKPVPLKEGEDEDYMLALKQEIRGTMRLLPHNIKPLAGKGDVERYKERYQRQNMLDEEWTPDWQLFPKELMPQKKKLNVKPVGAKKKPIKVSSKEKADVLSKLDELEKKDDVKSDEEKEEKKTTEEGEEEEIEGEELEEEELEEENDYIASYFEDGDDFGAGSDENMDEGATY, translated from the exons ATGGCTGGTGGTAAAGGCCGTGGTATAGCTGCCTTCAGCTTCAACATAGAATCCCTGGGCCTCAGCAGGGGGAATATGCCTCAGACCAGAGAGGGGCCCAACAAGCTGTATCCA GATGTGGAGTTCAAGCCTGTGCCCTTGAAAGAGGGAGAAGATGAGGACTACATGCTAGCCCTGAAACAGGAGATAAGGGGAACCATGAGACTACTACCCCACAACATCAAGCCTTTGGCTGGGAAAGGAG ATGTGGAAAGATACAAGGAGAGGTATCAGAGGCAAAACATGTTGGATGAGGAGTGGACTCCAG actggcagcttttTCCAAAAGAGCTGATGCCTCAAAAGAAAAAGTTGAATGTAAAACCAG TAGGCGCAAAGAAGAAACCCATAAAGGTGTCAAGCAAAGAAAAAGCAGATGTACTCAGTAAATTAGAT GAACTGGAAAAGAAAGATGATGTAAAGTCAGATGAGGAGAAAGAAGAAAAGAAAActacagaggaaggagaggaggaagaaattgaaggagaggagttggaggaggaggaattagAAGAG GAAAATGACTACATTGCCAGCTACTTTGAAGATGGTGATGATTTTGGTGCCGGCAGTGATGAGAACATGGATGAAGGAGCCACATATTAA